The Chryseobacterium indicum genome includes a window with the following:
- the purC gene encoding phosphoribosylaminoimidazolesuccinocarboxamide synthase — translation MEKKEMLYEGKAKQVFATDNPNEVVVRFKDDATAFNAQKRGSVDLKGEMNNAITTLIFEYLNEKGIKTHFIKQLNEREQLVKKVSIIPLEMVVRNYSAGSMAQRLGVEEGIKSPVTIFDICYKKDELGDPLINDHHAVFLGAATYEELDEMYELTSDINEILIDLFDKMNIILVDFKIELGKTADGEIILADEISPDTCRLWDKDTMKKLDKDRFRRDLGEVTEAYVEIYNRLKTVLAK, via the coding sequence ATGGAAAAGAAAGAAATGTTGTACGAAGGGAAGGCAAAACAGGTTTTTGCAACCGATAATCCTAATGAAGTAGTGGTACGTTTTAAAGACGATGCTACTGCATTTAATGCTCAGAAAAGAGGATCTGTAGATCTTAAAGGAGAAATGAATAATGCGATCACGACTCTTATTTTTGAATATCTGAATGAAAAAGGGATTAAGACTCATTTCATTAAACAACTGAACGAAAGAGAGCAGTTGGTAAAAAAAGTATCCATCATTCCTCTGGAAATGGTGGTAAGAAACTATTCGGCTGGAAGCATGGCGCAGAGACTGGGAGTGGAAGAAGGAATTAAATCTCCGGTTACCATCTTCGATATCTGCTACAAAAAGGACGAATTGGGAGATCCGCTAATCAACGATCACCATGCAGTGTTCTTAGGAGCTGCAACGTATGAAGAGCTTGATGAAATGTATGAATTAACGTCAGACATCAACGAAATCTTAATCGATCTTTTCGATAAAATGAACATCATCTTAGTAGATTTCAAAATTGAATTAGGAAAAACGGCAGACGGCGAGATCATCCTTGCAGACGAAATTTCTCCGGATACCTGCAGACTTTGGGACAAAGATACGATGAAAAAGCTGGATAAGGACAGATTCAGAAGAGATCTTGGTGAAGTTACCGAAGCTTACGTTGAGATCTATAACAGACTGAAAACGGTACTTGCTAAATAA
- a CDS encoding porin family protein yields MKKLFLAMAVTGGAFVFAQEVKTTAVPPMKMKEPVRFGIKGAATASQFSEQKLAAKNQKIGFNAGVFVNVPLSEKFALQPEVLYNQMGAKSVLSDTEVTTGATTVRTKQDYSTTLNYISVPVMLQMKPTDNFYVEAGPEVSYFVDGKNKGEQTISTTTSGTTTTQTLSASESINKDDIKKFNLGFGVGLGYYFTRNLGINARYVNSLTHIYNNSDAVTDAQKNVNTNRSFQLGLNYKF; encoded by the coding sequence ATGAAAAAGTTATTTCTAGCAATGGCAGTAACGGGAGGAGCATTTGTGTTTGCACAGGAAGTAAAAACAACAGCTGTCCCACCGATGAAAATGAAGGAGCCTGTAAGATTTGGTATTAAAGGAGCGGCAACCGCTTCCCAATTCAGTGAACAGAAACTTGCTGCCAAAAACCAGAAAATAGGATTTAATGCAGGTGTTTTCGTAAATGTACCATTATCTGAAAAGTTTGCATTACAGCCGGAAGTTTTATACAACCAGATGGGTGCAAAAAGTGTACTTTCCGATACGGAAGTTACCACAGGAGCTACAACCGTAAGAACCAAGCAGGATTACAGCACCACACTGAATTATATTTCGGTGCCGGTAATGCTTCAGATGAAACCTACGGATAATTTCTATGTAGAAGCAGGTCCGGAAGTAAGTTATTTTGTAGACGGTAAAAACAAAGGTGAACAGACCATTTCCACAACAACTTCCGGAACAACAACTACACAGACTTTATCGGCTTCAGAAAGCATTAATAAAGACGATATTAAAAAGTTCAATTTAGGTTTTGGAGTCGGTCTGGGATATTACTTTACCCGTAATTTGGGAATTAACGCGAGATATGTTAACAGTCTTACCCATATTTACAACAATTCTGATGCAGTGACCGATGCTCAGAAAAATGTAAACACAAACAGATCATTTCAACTAGGGCTGAACTATAAGTTTTAA
- a CDS encoding DinB family protein, whose product MIKQALLGEFLHEAENTRKLLQAIPDSALDYKPSEINWTTAQLASHVAEVYNWYDGTFNQDVFDMGTYQYDKGDISKAENIVAKFEENVAKAQKAIESWDENTMMNEWKMEMGGNSIFPPMPKIQVIRSFLYNHLYHHRGELVVYLRSTGNKVPGLYGPTADDQF is encoded by the coding sequence ATGATTAAACAGGCATTATTAGGTGAATTTTTGCATGAAGCAGAAAATACCCGAAAACTTTTACAGGCAATTCCGGACAGCGCTTTGGATTACAAGCCGTCTGAAATTAACTGGACAACAGCCCAGTTGGCTTCCCACGTAGCCGAAGTTTACAACTGGTACGACGGAACATTCAATCAGGATGTATTCGATATGGGAACATACCAATATGATAAAGGCGATATTTCCAAAGCGGAAAATATTGTTGCCAAATTTGAAGAAAATGTTGCTAAAGCGCAGAAGGCCATTGAAAGTTGGGATGAAAACACCATGATGAACGAGTGGAAAATGGAAATGGGAGGAAATTCGATATTTCCGCCAATGCCTAAAATTCAGGTTATCCGTTCGTTTCTGTATAACCATTTGTACCATCATCGCGGTGAGTTGGTAGTGTATTTAAGATCCACAGGAAATAAAGTTCCGGGACTGTACGGACCGACTGCAGATGATCAGTTTTAA
- a CDS encoding porin family protein: MKKIFLGLAITAGTLSFAQEKAAASASPVKFGVKAGLNVSSINDNDSKAKAGFYGGFFANIPVASSFSVQPEVLYNGMGAKDKTYSSVKLNLDYISVPVMVQYNVLPDLYVEAGPQFSFAISQKLKGDGGSVDVDQAFKGFDLGLGLGAGYYFEQKFGITARYVAGLTDIAENNTGDAVRNGVFQVGVAYKF, from the coding sequence ATGAAAAAGATTTTTCTAGGACTTGCGATTACAGCAGGTACATTATCATTTGCACAGGAAAAAGCAGCAGCTTCAGCTTCACCGGTAAAATTCGGAGTAAAAGCGGGACTTAACGTATCTTCTATTAACGACAACGATTCTAAGGCAAAAGCAGGATTCTACGGAGGTTTCTTTGCAAACATTCCTGTAGCAAGTTCTTTCAGCGTACAGCCGGAAGTTTTGTATAACGGAATGGGTGCTAAAGATAAAACCTATTCTTCTGTAAAGCTTAATCTGGATTATATTTCAGTTCCGGTAATGGTACAGTATAATGTTCTTCCTGATTTATATGTAGAAGCTGGTCCACAGTTCAGTTTTGCAATCAGCCAGAAATTAAAAGGAGACGGAGGTTCTGTAGATGTAGATCAGGCTTTCAAAGGTTTTGATCTTGGTTTAGGTCTTGGAGCAGGATATTATTTTGAGCAGAAATTCGGAATTACGGCAAGATATGTTGCAGGACTTACAGATATCGCAGAAAACAATACAGGTGACGCAGTAAGAAACGGCGTTTTCCAGGTTGGTGTAGCGTATAAATTCTAA
- a CDS encoding endonuclease: MKKFLLPIIMISSYFAAQAPAGYYDGTTGLTGYALKSKLHDIISAKNINWNYGDLTNYYNQTDLDRYYDYGPSNTTILLDIYSEIPTGPDAYEYTTANIIGSASAEGQGWNREHMMPQSTFYSNYPMYSDLFYVVPTDARINQLRSNYPYGIVGSTIYYTFTNTSRIGNCAIPGITYTGRVYEPINEFKGDVARCLLYFAVRYEGKLGTFNFNNNANPASDTNPLDGTEERAYDPAYIAMLLQWHQQDPVSQREIDRNNAVYAIQKNRNPFIDNPSWVNTIWGQTPDAVAPQTPTNVSVTQNSAYFTTLSWTPSTSTDVIGYKIYQNGTLVGTTKGTTFSVDHLTPSTAYTFTVKAYDNGYLLSPDSNTVSVTTLASDIYAKDLMVTKYLEGTSNNKGIEITNKTGHPVNLSDYRLSIQFSSGTNYYFADPYELEGIVQNNETFVVLHPDANFSCYTINQAKFVTAAPQMTYSGSQYLELRYKSSTVDAIGVSGTNNFSVLGNISLYRKSNINQPTTSFSISEWDSYASNYCQNLGTLATAEAILARNNEFKIYPNPVNDNVFVDGKTENVKSAQILDLSGKIIYSEQNPFKNKKGISVQSLSTGSYLLKIDDKIYPFIKK, translated from the coding sequence ATGAAAAAATTTCTACTGCCTATTATTATGATTTCATCCTATTTTGCAGCTCAGGCTCCTGCAGGGTATTACGATGGAACGACAGGTTTGACGGGTTACGCCTTAAAGTCAAAGCTTCATGACATCATTTCGGCGAAAAATATAAACTGGAATTACGGTGATCTCACCAATTATTATAATCAGACGGATTTAGATAGATATTACGACTACGGACCAAGCAATACGACCATTCTCCTTGATATTTATTCTGAAATTCCTACAGGCCCGGATGCTTATGAATATACAACTGCGAATATCATCGGAAGTGCTTCCGCAGAAGGACAGGGCTGGAATAGAGAACACATGATGCCGCAAAGTACATTTTACAGCAATTACCCGATGTACTCGGATTTGTTTTATGTGGTTCCAACGGATGCAAGAATCAATCAGCTTCGAAGCAATTATCCTTATGGAATCGTAGGTTCTACTATTTATTATACTTTTACCAATACTTCAAGAATAGGAAATTGTGCCATTCCGGGAATTACTTATACAGGAAGAGTGTATGAGCCTATTAATGAGTTTAAAGGAGATGTTGCGAGATGTCTGCTTTATTTTGCAGTAAGGTATGAAGGGAAACTGGGTACTTTTAATTTCAACAATAATGCAAATCCTGCTTCGGATACCAATCCGCTTGACGGAACGGAGGAAAGAGCGTATGATCCCGCTTATATCGCCATGCTGCTTCAGTGGCATCAGCAAGATCCTGTTTCGCAAAGGGAAATCGACAGAAATAATGCGGTGTATGCAATACAGAAAAACAGAAATCCTTTTATTGATAATCCTTCGTGGGTGAATACAATCTGGGGGCAGACTCCGGATGCTGTTGCACCACAAACTCCTACAAACGTAAGCGTTACGCAAAACAGTGCTTATTTTACAACTTTAAGCTGGACTCCCAGTACAAGTACGGACGTAATCGGATATAAAATCTATCAGAACGGAACATTGGTAGGGACAACGAAAGGTACAACATTCAGTGTAGATCATCTTACTCCTTCTACAGCGTATACTTTTACAGTGAAGGCTTACGACAACGGATACCTGCTTTCTCCGGACAGTAATACGGTTTCTGTTACAACTTTAGCATCGGATATTTATGCTAAAGATCTGATGGTAACGAAATATCTTGAAGGAACTTCGAATAATAAAGGTATTGAAATTACCAATAAGACGGGACATCCCGTAAACCTTAGTGACTACAGATTATCAATCCAGTTTTCCAGCGGAACAAATTATTATTTTGCAGATCCTTATGAGCTGGAAGGAATTGTTCAGAATAACGAGACTTTTGTAGTATTGCACCCAGATGCCAATTTCTCCTGCTATACAATAAATCAGGCAAAGTTTGTAACGGCAGCTCCGCAGATGACGTATTCCGGAAGTCAGTATCTGGAACTGAGATATAAATCTTCAACGGTGGATGCAATAGGTGTTTCCGGTACAAACAATTTTTCAGTTTTAGGAAATATTTCTTTGTACAGAAAATCTAATATCAACCAGCCAACAACGTCCTTTAGCATTAGTGAATGGGATTCTTACGCCAGCAATTATTGTCAGAATTTAGGAACACTGGCAACCGCAGAAGCTATTCTTGCCAGAAATAATGAATTTAAAATTTATCCAAATCCTGTTAATGACAATGTTTTCGTTGATGGGAAAACAGAGAATGTAAAATCAGCACAGATTTTAGATCTTTCCGGAAAAATAATTTATTCCGAACAAAATCCTTTCAAAAACAAAAAAGGCATTTCTGTACAAAGTTTATCTACAGGTTCATATTTATTAAAAATTGATGATAAGATCTATCCGTTTATCAAAAAATAA
- a CDS encoding SatD family protein — protein sequence MIAVITGDIINSQHAETEVWITKLKNLLEKWGSAPHTWEIYRGDEFQFKCKIDEVFWRFLAIKSLIKSQENLDVRIAIGIGEENFSSEKITESNGTAYVHSGRLLNDLKNDGHTVSIKTSNDSVDRDLNILLKWSSRDFDSWTVANAEIIHEMIMNKDITQEDLAKKFAISQSSVSQRLKRANYELIVETNQYFRKKISEL from the coding sequence ATGATAGCGGTCATTACCGGAGATATTATAAATTCACAGCACGCGGAAACAGAGGTTTGGATTACCAAGCTTAAAAATCTTCTCGAAAAGTGGGGAAGTGCTCCTCATACATGGGAAATCTACAGAGGCGACGAATTTCAGTTCAAATGTAAGATAGATGAGGTATTCTGGCGTTTTCTTGCCATTAAATCCCTTATAAAAAGTCAGGAAAATTTAGACGTAAGAATTGCCATCGGTATTGGAGAAGAGAATTTTTCTTCTGAAAAAATCACCGAATCCAACGGAACCGCTTATGTACATTCCGGAAGATTGCTCAATGATCTGAAAAACGACGGACATACTGTTTCCATCAAAACATCCAACGATTCCGTAGACCGGGACCTGAATATTCTGCTGAAATGGTCTTCCAGAGATTTTGATTCCTGGACGGTTGCCAATGCAGAAATCATCCATGAGATGATTATGAATAAAGACATCACGCAGGAAGATCTTGCGAAAAAGTTTGCCATCTCACAGTCTTCCGTAAGCCAGAGACTGAAGCGCGCAAACTATGAACTGATCGTGGAGACCAATCAATATTTCAGAAAAAAAATATCCGAATTGTAA
- a CDS encoding acyl-CoA dehydrogenase family protein, with translation MNTETIDNIKMIAETAREFAEKNIRPNIMEWDESQTFPKDLFHELGEMGFMGIVIPEQYGGSGLGYHEYVTILDEISQVDPSIGLSVAAHNSLCTNHIYEFGNEEQRNKWLPQLASGKVIGAWGLTEHNTGSDSGGMSTTAVKDGDEWIINGAKNFITHAISGDIAVVMTRTGEKGAKNNSTAFVLEKGMPGFSSGKKENKLGMRASETAELIFDNVRVPDSHRLGEVGEGFKQAMKILDGGRISIAALSLGTARGAYKAALKYAKERQQFGKSISEFQAVNFMLADMATEIDAAELLIQRASTLKNAKQKMTKEGAMAKLYASEACVRISNNAVQIFGGYGYTKDFPVEKFYRDSKLCTIGEGTSEIQRLVIGRDITK, from the coding sequence ATGAATACAGAGACTATTGACAACATCAAAATGATAGCGGAAACGGCAAGAGAGTTTGCTGAAAAGAATATTAGACCTAATATTATGGAGTGGGACGAAAGCCAGACTTTTCCTAAAGATTTGTTTCATGAGTTAGGAGAAATGGGGTTCATGGGGATCGTTATTCCGGAACAGTATGGAGGTTCAGGTCTTGGTTATCATGAATATGTAACAATTCTTGACGAAATTTCTCAGGTAGATCCATCCATCGGTCTTTCTGTGGCAGCACACAATTCGCTTTGTACCAACCATATTTACGAATTCGGAAACGAAGAGCAGAGAAACAAATGGCTTCCTCAGTTGGCTTCCGGTAAAGTAATCGGAGCCTGGGGACTTACAGAGCACAATACCGGTTCAGATTCCGGAGGAATGTCTACTACTGCGGTAAAAGATGGTGACGAATGGATCATTAACGGGGCTAAAAACTTCATTACCCACGCGATTTCAGGAGACATCGCTGTTGTTATGACGAGAACAGGCGAAAAAGGAGCTAAAAATAATTCCACTGCATTTGTTCTGGAAAAAGGAATGCCTGGTTTTTCTTCCGGTAAAAAAGAAAATAAACTGGGAATGAGAGCTTCTGAAACCGCTGAATTAATCTTTGATAACGTTCGTGTACCGGATTCTCACAGATTGGGAGAAGTAGGTGAAGGTTTCAAACAAGCAATGAAAATCCTTGACGGAGGAAGAATCTCTATCGCCGCTTTAAGTTTAGGAACTGCAAGAGGAGCTTACAAAGCTGCTTTAAAATATGCTAAAGAAAGACAGCAGTTCGGAAAATCTATTTCAGAATTTCAGGCAGTTAATTTCATGTTAGCAGATATGGCGACAGAAATTGACGCAGCGGAACTATTAATCCAAAGAGCATCAACTCTGAAAAACGCGAAGCAGAAAATGACAAAAGAAGGAGCAATGGCAAAATTATATGCTTCTGAAGCCTGCGTAAGAATTTCTAACAACGCGGTGCAGATTTTCGGAGGATACGGCTATACAAAAGATTTCCCGGTAGAGAAATTCTACAGAGATTCTAAACTTTGCACCATCGGAGAAGGAACTTCTGAGATCCAGAGACTGGTTATCGGCAGAGATATTACAAAATAA
- a CDS encoding porin family protein, whose translation MKKLILGVALTAGSLAFAQTTGSSSSPVRFGIKGGMNVASLSKDASLEDQKSKIGFNAGVFANIPLASSFSVQPEVLYSQYGAKVKNTDEFTALGTTTRNVESYSTHLDYIAVPVMFQYNFVPNFYVEAGPEFGFLVSAKNKGDRTTTVTNGSGTTTSSASYTDDINKDNLNTFNFGIGLGAGYYFTDNLGITARYVAGVTDVAKNRPNGSDATRNNTFQVGLAYKF comes from the coding sequence ATGAAAAAGTTAATTTTAGGAGTAGCACTTACAGCTGGTTCATTAGCATTCGCTCAGACGACGGGTTCATCTTCAAGCCCGGTAAGATTTGGTATCAAAGGTGGGATGAACGTAGCTTCTCTGTCTAAAGATGCAAGTCTTGAAGACCAAAAATCTAAAATAGGATTCAACGCAGGTGTATTTGCAAACATTCCTTTAGCAAGTTCATTCAGTGTTCAGCCGGAGGTTTTATACTCTCAGTACGGAGCTAAAGTTAAAAATACAGATGAATTTACAGCATTAGGTACAACAACAAGAAATGTTGAGTCTTATTCAACTCACTTAGATTACATCGCTGTACCGGTAATGTTCCAGTATAACTTTGTTCCCAACTTTTACGTAGAAGCAGGTCCTGAATTCGGATTCCTGGTAAGCGCAAAAAATAAAGGAGACAGAACTACTACTGTAACCAACGGCTCAGGAACAACGACTTCTTCAGCAAGCTATACAGATGACATCAATAAAGACAACCTAAACACGTTTAACTTCGGTATCGGTTTAGGAGCAGGATATTATTTCACAGATAACCTTGGTATTACTGCAAGATATGTTGCCGGTGTAACAGACGTTGCTAAAAACAGACCAAATGGTTCTGATGCTACAAGAAACAATACATTCCAGGTTGGTTTAGCTTACAAATTCTAA
- the purF gene encoding amidophosphoribosyltransferase yields MKSLDIHKSEYLKQFETQTYGRNLFRTQEEERLDAPNEECGIFGMYSDNDLDTFSLSQFGLFALQHRGQEACGISVLKDGKITNMKDEGLVLDVYKEIHDPETFMGNSAIGHTRYTTAGDKKKYNFQPFFAKNEYDQIILSIAHNGNLTNAKELKTQLEAEGVVFRATSDSEVILRLIQKNLDLGLRGAIKATMEKIEGAYSVVGMTRNKFFAFRDFNGIRPLVLGAINENSYVVASESVALDAVGAQYVRDILPGEIIYTNENEPGKLHSYMVDEEKGKQRICSFEYIYFARPDSTLENINVYEIREKSGEKIWHQAPVEADVVIGVPDSGVPAAIGFSKASGIPFRPVLIKNRYIGRSFIVPTQEMRERVVNLKLNPIISEIKDKRVVIIDDSIVRGTTSKRLVKILKDAGVKEIHFRSVSPPIIAPCYLGIDTPSKDDLISANMSTEELRDYLGVDSLEFLSVENLKEILGSANHCFGCFTEEYPVGKGEEVELFN; encoded by the coding sequence ATGAAAAGTTTAGACATTCATAAAAGTGAATATTTAAAACAATTTGAAACCCAGACCTACGGAAGAAATCTTTTCAGAACGCAGGAAGAAGAAAGATTAGATGCTCCGAATGAGGAATGCGGAATCTTCGGAATGTATTCTGATAATGATCTGGATACGTTTTCTCTTTCACAGTTCGGTCTTTTTGCATTGCAGCACAGAGGTCAGGAAGCTTGTGGTATTTCTGTTCTTAAAGACGGAAAAATCACCAATATGAAAGATGAAGGTCTCGTTTTGGATGTTTATAAAGAGATCCACGATCCTGAAACTTTTATGGGAAATTCTGCGATCGGACACACGCGTTATACGACTGCAGGAGACAAAAAGAAATATAATTTTCAGCCGTTTTTCGCGAAAAACGAATACGACCAGATTATTCTTTCGATTGCGCACAACGGTAATTTAACCAACGCCAAAGAACTGAAAACGCAGCTTGAAGCTGAAGGGGTTGTATTCAGAGCAACATCCGATTCTGAGGTAATTTTAAGATTAATTCAGAAAAATCTTGATCTGGGACTTCGAGGAGCCATTAAAGCAACCATGGAGAAAATTGAAGGGGCTTATTCTGTTGTAGGAATGACGAGAAATAAATTCTTCGCATTCCGTGATTTCAACGGAATCCGTCCTTTAGTTTTGGGAGCAATCAATGAAAATTCTTACGTTGTTGCTTCAGAATCTGTGGCTTTAGATGCAGTAGGAGCACAATATGTGCGTGATATTTTACCGGGAGAAATTATTTACACCAATGAAAACGAACCCGGAAAACTTCATTCTTACATGGTGGACGAAGAAAAAGGAAAGCAGAGAATCTGTTCTTTTGAATATATTTATTTTGCAAGACCCGATTCTACTTTAGAAAATATTAATGTGTACGAAATCAGGGAAAAATCCGGAGAAAAAATCTGGCATCAGGCTCCTGTGGAAGCAGATGTTGTGATTGGAGTTCCGGATTCCGGAGTTCCGGCTGCCATTGGTTTTTCCAAGGCTTCGGGAATTCCTTTCCGTCCGGTTTTAATTAAAAACAGATACATCGGAAGAAGTTTCATTGTACCGACTCAGGAAATGAGAGAAAGGGTAGTGAACCTTAAATTAAACCCGATTATTTCCGAGATTAAAGATAAAAGAGTCGTGATTATTGATGATTCCATTGTACGTGGAACTACTTCAAAAAGACTCGTTAAGATTCTTAAAGATGCAGGCGTAAAGGAAATTCATTTCAGAAGTGTTTCTCCGCCGATTATCGCTCCTTGTTATCTGGGAATCGATACGCCGTCGAAAGACGATCTGATTTCTGCCAATATGTCTACGGAAGAACTTAGAGATTACTTGGGAGTAGATTCTCTTGAATTCTTAAGCGTTGAAAACCTGAAAGAAATTTTAGGCTCTGCCAATCACTGTTTCGGATGTTTCACCGAAGAATATCCTGTAGGAAAAGGAGAGGAAGTAGAATTATTCAATTAA
- a CDS encoding DUF3307 domain-containing protein, with protein MVFIQLILAHLFGDFILQPNSWVAEKESKKLKSRYLYFHVLIHTILSFIFLWNTELWWIAVLIGVSHFIIDAAKLSFQTAKSKKSWFFIDQALHITVIAGVSFYFNEFNFEFLRNQEILKILMAALFLTTPASIFIKILLSSWTPVPDTQNNIQTESLSSAGKYIGILERLLVFTFIVVNHWEGVGFMVAAKSVFRFSDLAQAKQRKLTEYVLIGTLLSFGMAVLTGILIK; from the coding sequence ATGGTTTTTATTCAGCTCATATTGGCGCATTTATTTGGAGACTTTATTCTTCAGCCAAATTCATGGGTTGCAGAGAAGGAAAGCAAAAAGCTGAAAAGCAGATATTTGTACTTTCACGTTCTCATTCACACCATTCTGAGTTTTATTTTCCTCTGGAACACCGAATTGTGGTGGATCGCCGTTCTGATCGGAGTTTCACATTTTATTATTGACGCTGCGAAGCTCAGTTTTCAGACAGCAAAATCTAAAAAATCATGGTTCTTTATCGATCAGGCTTTGCATATTACGGTGATTGCGGGAGTTTCCTTTTACTTCAATGAATTTAATTTTGAATTTCTAAGAAATCAGGAAATTCTAAAAATTCTTATGGCAGCTTTATTTTTAACAACACCCGCTTCCATTTTTATCAAAATTTTATTGTCTTCGTGGACTCCGGTTCCCGACACTCAGAATAACATACAAACCGAATCTTTATCAAGTGCCGGAAAATATATCGGGATTTTAGAACGTTTATTGGTCTTCACCTTTATTGTGGTGAACCATTGGGAAGGCGTAGGTTTTATGGTCGCTGCAAAATCTGTCTTCAGGTTCAGTGATCTTGCTCAGGCAAAGCAGAGAAAGTTAACCGAATATGTTCTGATCGGAACCCTTTTAAGCTTTGGAATGGCGGTTTTAACAGGAATTTTAATTAAGTAA